In Geminocystis sp. NIES-3709, a single genomic region encodes these proteins:
- a CDS encoding leucyl aminopeptidase — protein MEIKISNISKLEWNGDALAIGFFTDKVQLSEALTELDHKLDNTISELIVETEFKGKLGCTTIARIGGNNSLGKIILVGLGKEEDLTVDSFRQAGGYIARVAKQAKIKTLAIAINHPDYDNDIVAQMISEGVILALHQDNRFKSDTEDQKISLETIDLLDLPASNKAIETAQKITSGVILARELVNAPANVINPVTMTETVENLAHEYGLELTILEQEDCEKLGMGSFLGVAKASDLPPKFIHLIYKPENTPKRKLAIVGKGLTFDSGGLNIKVSGSGIETMKMDMGGAAATFGAAKAIAQLKPDVEIHFISAVTENMISGKAMHPGDILTASNGKTIEVNNTDAEGRLTLADALVYADKLGVDAIVDLATLTGACIVALGNDIAGLWTTDDDLATQLKTSAQTAGEKFWQMPMENKYFDQMKSSIADMKNTGSRAGGSITAALFLQQFVKDTPWAHLDIAGPVWAEKSTAIDNEGGTGFAVRTLVNWALND, from the coding sequence ATGGAAATTAAGATTAGCAATATTTCTAAATTAGAGTGGAATGGAGACGCTTTAGCCATCGGCTTTTTTACGGATAAAGTCCAACTTAGCGAGGCTTTGACAGAATTAGACCACAAATTAGATAATACGATTAGTGAATTAATTGTAGAAACTGAGTTTAAAGGTAAATTAGGGTGTACTACGATCGCCAGAATAGGAGGAAATAATTCTTTAGGTAAAATTATTTTAGTCGGTTTAGGGAAAGAAGAAGATCTTACCGTTGATTCTTTTCGTCAGGCAGGAGGATATATTGCCAGAGTAGCAAAACAAGCTAAAATCAAAACTTTAGCCATCGCCATTAATCATCCCGACTATGATAATGATATAGTTGCCCAAATGATTAGTGAAGGAGTTATTTTAGCCTTACATCAAGATAACCGTTTTAAATCTGATACGGAAGATCAAAAAATTAGTTTAGAAACTATAGACTTATTAGATTTACCGGCATCGAATAAAGCTATTGAAACGGCACAAAAAATAACCTCTGGAGTCATTTTAGCCAGAGAATTAGTCAACGCACCGGCAAACGTCATCAATCCTGTAACGATGACAGAAACTGTAGAAAATTTAGCCCATGAATATGGTTTAGAGTTAACCATTTTAGAACAAGAAGACTGTGAAAAATTGGGTATGGGATCATTTTTAGGAGTCGCCAAAGCCTCGGATTTACCCCCTAAATTTATTCATCTTATCTATAAACCTGAAAATACCCCTAAACGTAAATTAGCTATTGTCGGTAAGGGTTTAACTTTTGATTCTGGTGGTTTAAATATCAAGGTTAGTGGTAGTGGTATCGAAACCATGAAAATGGACATGGGAGGTGCGGCTGCAACTTTTGGAGCGGCAAAAGCGATCGCACAACTGAAACCAGATGTAGAGATTCACTTTATCAGTGCCGTAACAGAAAACATGATTAGCGGTAAAGCGATGCACCCCGGAGATATTTTAACCGCATCTAATGGCAAAACGATCGAAGTTAACAATACTGACGCAGAAGGACGTTTAACCCTCGCTGATGCCCTTGTTTATGCCGATAAATTGGGAGTCGATGCCATCGTCGATTTAGCCACTTTAACGGGTGCTTGTATTGTGGCTTTAGGTAACGACATCGCTGGATTATGGACAACCGATGATGATTTAGCTACTCAGTTAAAAACCTCTGCTCAAACGGCTGGGGAAAAATTCTGGCAAATGCCCATGGAAAACAAATATTTTGATCAAATGAAGTCATCGATCGCCGACATGAAAAATACAGGTAGTCGTGCTGGAGGCTCCATTACTGCGGCCTTATTTTTGCAACAATTTGTCAAAGATACTCCTTGGGCTCACTTAGATATAGCCGGGCCGGTTTGGGCAGAAAAATCCACTGCCATAGATAATGAAGGGGGTACTGGTTTTGCCGTCCGAACTCTAGTAAACTGGGCTTTAAATGATTAG
- a CDS encoding YcjF family protein — MPLSRIITIVVGLSVIFGLMLWLISALSRLYSEIAWTSPFLANFLVFILIVLLICFIGIFIYYLGIIPNRTGTKTKRRKNLPALPAEKNEIASKTIQAVKKQVAQIQDEVTQKALLAKSQQIEANLTTGILKVAVFGTGSAGKTSLVNALIGEMVGNVNASMGTTTEGITYSLKLPQANREILITDTPGILEMGAPGEIREKLARQLATEADLLLFVCDNDLRSSEFTPLEALASIGKRSILIFNKIDLYSEEEQEIILNNLRERVKNFITGVDVLKACANPQPVQFSEDEMIQPDIEITSVIKRLAAICRAEGDDLLADNILLQSQRLGEEARKLIRQQRSREADKIILRYQWIGAGVIACTPLPVLDMLATAAVNAQMVVEIGQVYGCDLNSETGRDLALSLGKTLVSLGVVKGAVELIAKALQFTAATYVVGKVIQGISAAYLTRIAGKSFVEYFSHDQDWGDGGITEVVQRQFKLSRKDEFVKTFVQDAIARVIEPIKDTLDSEFNQGELEKSNEIYFDDGDEWGGNGKSKDEWG; from the coding sequence ATGCCTTTATCTCGGATAATTACGATCGTAGTTGGTTTAAGCGTAATCTTTGGGTTAATGCTATGGTTAATCAGTGCTTTATCTCGACTTTACAGTGAAATCGCATGGACTAGTCCATTTTTAGCCAATTTTTTAGTATTTATCCTCATTGTTTTGCTCATTTGTTTTATTGGTATTTTTATCTATTACTTAGGTATTATTCCTAATAGAACAGGTACAAAGACTAAACGTCGTAAAAATTTACCAGCGTTACCCGCAGAAAAAAATGAGATTGCTTCCAAAACTATTCAGGCAGTCAAAAAACAAGTTGCTCAAATTCAAGATGAAGTTACCCAAAAAGCATTATTAGCCAAATCTCAACAAATTGAGGCAAATTTGACGACAGGTATCCTAAAAGTAGCTGTTTTTGGTACAGGTAGTGCCGGTAAAACCTCCCTTGTCAATGCTTTAATTGGGGAAATGGTTGGTAATGTGAACGCAAGTATGGGAACGACAACAGAAGGGATTACTTATAGTTTAAAACTTCCCCAAGCAAATAGAGAAATTTTGATTACCGATACACCCGGTATTTTGGAAATGGGCGCACCAGGAGAAATTAGGGAAAAATTAGCACGACAATTAGCGACAGAAGCAGATTTATTACTGTTTGTCTGCGATAATGATTTACGATCGTCAGAATTTACTCCTTTAGAGGCTTTGGCTAGTATTGGAAAACGATCGATCTTGATCTTTAATAAGATAGACTTATATTCAGAAGAAGAACAAGAAATTATCTTAAATAACCTACGAGAAAGAGTAAAAAACTTCATTACGGGAGTAGATGTATTGAAAGCCTGTGCAAATCCTCAACCAGTGCAGTTTTCCGAAGATGAAATGATACAACCCGATATTGAAATAACCTCAGTAATCAAACGTTTAGCGGCTATTTGTCGTGCAGAGGGAGATGATTTACTAGCAGATAATATTCTTTTACAATCTCAACGCTTAGGGGAAGAAGCGAGAAAATTAATCCGTCAGCAACGCAGTCGGGAAGCTGATAAAATCATTCTACGTTATCAGTGGATTGGTGCAGGAGTGATAGCTTGTACCCCTTTACCCGTGTTAGATATGTTGGCAACTGCGGCAGTAAATGCACAAATGGTAGTAGAAATTGGACAAGTTTACGGTTGTGACTTAAATAGCGAAACTGGTAGAGATTTAGCCTTATCTTTAGGTAAAACTCTAGTTAGTTTAGGAGTGGTAAAAGGTGCTGTAGAATTAATTGCGAAGGCATTGCAGTTTACTGCGGCGACTTATGTCGTAGGCAAAGTTATTCAAGGTATTAGTGCCGCATATTTAACTAGAATTGCGGGTAAAAGTTTTGTAGAATATTTCAGTCATGATCAAGATTGGGGTGACGGTGGCATAACGGAAGTCGTACAAAGACAGTTTAAATTAAGCCGTAAGGATGAGTTTGTCAAGACATTTGTACAAGATGCCATTGCCCGTGTAATTGAGCCTATCAAAGATACTCTCGATAGTGAATTTAATCAAGGAGAATTAGAAAAAAGTAATGAAATTTATTTTGACGACGGTGACGAATGGGGGGGAAATGGTAAATCAAAGGATGAATGGGGGTAA
- a CDS encoding IS701 family transposase, which yields MKEITSSSMPPCFNRWCEKIDPVLKTKAQKREFRNYLGGLLGDSQRKNITQIAHNNLDITYHKLHHFLTESTWNYDEVNDKRLEIIASCRQTKISRCFSLIIDDSGHRKSGNFTDCVGRQYIGEIGKTDNGNVIVTTHIYDGVRSFPLDVELYEKAENFPEGKDAPQFQKKPDIAFNLIEKCLNRNYCPQIILMDGGYGNNTNLLGKLEKKNLKYIGIIAKNRLVKLVKQDFIESEKTIAEIAKSLPQDSFEKIRIGKNREKTLWVATINIELSALSGIKTVAIVMNADTFENSTDIDYLMTNEIGEKVCGNWIVETYTQRNWIEVFYREIKGWLGLSQYQVRNKRSLMRHFILVFCAYTFIQWHRLTGGLRRQWGNKPLNTFAEALEAFRNAVSFRFFQWLKDNVEVFSLYKASLGFIWA from the coding sequence ATGAAAGAAATTACTTCTTCATCAATGCCCCCATGTTTCAATCGCTGGTGTGAAAAAATAGACCCAGTCTTAAAAACAAAGGCACAAAAACGAGAGTTTAGAAATTATTTGGGCGGTTTATTAGGAGATTCTCAAAGAAAAAATATAACTCAAATTGCCCATAATAATCTTGATATTACTTATCATAAATTACACCATTTCTTAACAGAGTCCACTTGGAATTATGATGAGGTAAATGATAAAAGATTAGAAATTATTGCATCCTGTCGTCAAACAAAAATTAGTCGATGTTTCTCCTTAATTATAGACGATTCAGGTCATCGTAAAAGTGGAAACTTTACTGACTGTGTGGGAAGACAATATATTGGTGAAATTGGCAAAACTGATAATGGTAATGTTATAGTCACTACTCACATTTATGATGGTGTGAGAAGTTTTCCTTTAGACGTTGAATTATATGAAAAAGCCGAAAATTTCCCTGAAGGAAAAGACGCTCCACAATTTCAGAAAAAACCAGACATTGCCTTTAATTTAATTGAAAAATGTTTAAATCGAAATTATTGTCCCCAAATAATTTTAATGGATGGTGGTTATGGAAACAATACTAATTTATTAGGCAAACTAGAAAAAAAGAATTTAAAATATATAGGAATTATTGCTAAAAATAGATTAGTAAAATTGGTAAAACAAGATTTTATCGAGTCTGAAAAAACCATAGCTGAAATAGCAAAATCATTACCCCAAGATAGTTTTGAAAAAATAAGAATAGGAAAAAATCGAGAAAAAACTCTTTGGGTAGCAACGATAAATATTGAATTATCAGCTTTGTCGGGAATAAAAACTGTAGCTATCGTCATGAATGCAGATACTTTTGAAAATTCCACAGATATTGATTATTTAATGACTAATGAAATAGGAGAAAAAGTGTGTGGAAATTGGATAGTAGAAACTTATACACAAAGAAATTGGATAGAAGTATTTTACCGTGAAATCAAGGGATGGTTAGGGTTATCACAATACCAAGTGAGAAATAAAAGAAGTTTAATGAGACATTTTATCTTGGTATTTTGTGCCTACACTTTTATTCAATGGCATCGTTTGACAGGAGGTTTAAGAAGACAATGGGGGAATAAACCGTTAAATACTTTTGCTGAGGCATTGGAAGCGTTTCGTAATGCTGTGTCTTTTCGCTTTTTTCAATGGTTAAAAGACAATGTGGAAGTATTTAGTTTATATAAAGCTAGTTTAGGGTTTATTTGGGCATAA
- a CDS encoding DUF2839 domain-containing protein yields the protein MGESKRRKETLGEDYGKEERFISWLPLTKKQAEDAYKFTTRGAWVGIGLLATGWITIRFIGPAFGWWSVY from the coding sequence ATGGGTGAATCTAAAAGAAGAAAAGAAACATTAGGAGAAGATTACGGTAAAGAAGAACGTTTTATTTCATGGTTGCCGTTAACGAAAAAACAAGCTGAAGATGCCTATAAATTTACTACTCGTGGTGCATGGGTGGGTATTGGACTTTTGGCAACTGGATGGATTACAATTCGATTCATCGGTCCTGCCTTTGGGTGGTGGTCGGTATATTAG
- the hisD gene encoding histidinol dehydrogenase, translating into MLRIITDTFEARQELQRISDRTHNEQIETQSAIVKEIIATVRKRGDEALLEYTQKFDGQTITKENLKVSGSEIDAAYQQISRELLSAIKLAAKKIEAFHRQRVPKSWVQFDDDNVVLGRRYTPVDRAGLYVPGGRASYPSTVLMNAIPAKVAQVPKVVMVTPPSQDGKINPAVLVAASEAGVTEIYRVGGAQAVAALAYGTQIIPKVDVITGPGNIYVTLAKKEVYGMVGIDSLAGPSEVLIIADNHANPTHVAVDLLAQAEHDPMAASILITDSAILAEKVQTEVIRLLEDHPRRILTEKSIAHYGVIIITKNLTEAAELSNLFAPEHLELEVESPWELVENIRHAGAIFLGNSTPEAVGDYLAGPNHTLPTSGAARYASALGVETFMKYSSLIEYSPVALQKVSKAIIDLATAEGLTSHGDSVKFRTKNTHS; encoded by the coding sequence ATGTTGCGAATAATAACAGATACCTTTGAAGCACGACAAGAACTGCAACGCATTAGCGATCGCACTCATAATGAACAAATAGAGACACAATCTGCCATCGTTAAAGAAATCATCGCTACGGTGAGAAAACGAGGGGATGAAGCCTTATTGGAATATACCCAAAAATTTGATGGGCAAACTATTACCAAGGAAAATCTTAAGGTGAGTGGTTCGGAAATTGATGCAGCTTATCAGCAAATTTCAAGAGAGTTACTCTCAGCTATCAAACTAGCGGCTAAAAAAATCGAGGCTTTTCACCGACAAAGAGTCCCAAAATCATGGGTACAATTTGATGATGATAATGTTGTATTAGGAAGGCGTTATACTCCTGTCGATCGAGCAGGTTTATATGTACCGGGTGGTAGAGCATCTTATCCTAGTACTGTTTTAATGAATGCTATCCCCGCTAAAGTGGCACAAGTCCCAAAAGTTGTCATGGTGACACCCCCAAGTCAAGACGGAAAAATAAATCCTGCGGTGTTAGTGGCCGCTAGTGAGGCAGGAGTTACAGAAATTTATCGAGTGGGTGGCGCACAGGCGGTAGCAGCTTTGGCTTACGGTACTCAAATAATACCCAAAGTTGATGTAATTACAGGCCCTGGCAATATCTATGTTACCTTAGCAAAAAAAGAAGTTTATGGCATGGTGGGCATTGACTCTTTAGCCGGCCCCAGTGAAGTGTTAATCATAGCAGATAATCACGCTAATCCGACTCATGTAGCCGTCGATTTATTAGCCCAAGCTGAACATGATCCCATGGCGGCATCTATTTTAATTACAGACAGTGCAATTCTAGCTGAAAAAGTACAAACCGAAGTTATACGTTTATTAGAAGATCATCCTCGTCGCATCTTAACAGAAAAATCGATCGCCCATTATGGGGTTATTATTATTACAAAAAACTTAACGGAAGCGGCCGAACTTTCAAACTTGTTTGCTCCCGAACATTTAGAATTAGAAGTTGAATCTCCTTGGGAATTAGTAGAAAATATCCGTCACGCTGGTGCTATCTTTCTGGGAAACTCTACCCCTGAAGCGGTTGGAGATTATTTAGCAGGCCCGAATCACACTTTACCAACCTCTGGTGCCGCCCGTTATGCCTCTGCTTTGGGGGTAGAAACTTTTATGAAATATTCTAGCTTAATTGAATATAGCCCTGTAGCGTTACAAAAAGTATCGAAAGCTATCATTGATTTAGCCACCGCCGAAGGTTTAACATCTCATGGTGACTCGGTAAAATTTAGAACAAAAAATACTCACAGTTAG
- a CDS encoding transglycosylase SLT domain-containing protein, protein MKSKKSKTLVPIPTLLIILAGVVGATVLTPKLIGILDEIVITSKPEPPEYRLDAPSEVLPLADISAKERQIPLETIANQEKPSLDRSRARFLLAGDILRDDFDGAKALNYLKNLDQEYPILAPYILLREGRAYELTNDIEKAQEIWLKLVAEFPENLVSAEAYYKLGNYDSNYWQEAIKRFPQYPRTHEIARQLLKKDPKQKDLLLLLATYDLSSQTKANLDQLVKEFGKELTPQEWDIIANNYWQNSHYLPSVKAYQKGTSTPENLYRIARGYQVSNKKVEAKSFYLKLVNEFPDAPDTGLALRRLAAMTQGDEALSYLSKVDKRFLEEAPKALSQKATILTVMGRFDEATKARNELLQQFPNSEEAANYRWQVAQEFARGNNFVSAWQWAQQISVNNPDSDVAPKAGFWVGKWAEKLGQPSEAQKAFQFVLDNYPHSYYAWRSAVRLGKDVGDFTTIRSLPLKVETPNTRSIPPAGSNMFKELFLLGENQEAIDLFRGEIGDKRELTVSEQFIQGLIEQIQGKNLQGINTIWNLKNRRDNSEDYREWQILRNSPEYWYGLFPFHYEDLIVKWSTQRKLNPFLVVSLIRQESRFEKEIKSPVGATGLMQIMPDTGKWIAPQINVKEYSLTDPDDNIKMGTWYLDYTHETYNGNSLLAVASYNAGPGNVANWVKRYNLDDFDEFVENIPFPETKGYIESVFANYWNYVELYDPQIQEKID, encoded by the coding sequence ATGAAAAGCAAAAAAAGTAAAACTCTAGTACCAATACCCACCCTATTAATTATTCTCGCCGGAGTCGTCGGTGCAACGGTTTTAACTCCTAAACTTATTGGCATTCTCGATGAAATCGTTATTACTTCTAAGCCAGAACCTCCAGAATATAGACTAGATGCTCCTTCTGAGGTTTTACCTTTAGCTGATATTTCTGCCAAAGAGCGTCAAATTCCTTTAGAAACGATCGCCAATCAAGAGAAACCATCTTTAGACAGAAGTAGAGCAAGATTTTTATTAGCAGGAGATATATTAAGGGATGATTTTGATGGTGCAAAAGCCTTAAATTATCTTAAAAATTTAGATCAAGAATATCCGATTTTAGCTCCTTATATTTTATTACGAGAAGGACGAGCTTATGAGTTAACAAATGACATAGAAAAAGCTCAAGAAATTTGGTTAAAATTAGTGGCAGAATTTCCTGAAAATTTAGTTAGTGCTGAAGCCTATTATAAACTTGGCAATTATGACTCAAACTATTGGCAAGAAGCCATTAAAAGATTTCCTCAATATCCCCGTACCCACGAAATAGCACGTCAATTATTAAAAAAAGATCCGAAACAAAAAGACTTATTATTGTTATTAGCTACCTATGATTTATCATCTCAAACTAAAGCAAATTTAGATCAATTAGTTAAAGAATTTGGAAAAGAATTAACTCCTCAAGAATGGGATATAATCGCCAATAATTACTGGCAAAATAGTCATTATTTACCGTCAGTTAAAGCCTATCAAAAAGGCACTTCTACCCCCGAAAATTTGTATCGTATTGCTAGAGGTTATCAAGTCTCAAATAAAAAAGTTGAAGCAAAAAGTTTTTATCTCAAATTAGTTAATGAATTTCCTGACGCACCTGACACTGGATTAGCATTGAGACGATTAGCGGCTATGACTCAGGGGGATGAAGCCTTATCTTATCTCAGTAAAGTCGATAAACGATTTCTTGAGGAAGCACCGAAAGCCTTAAGTCAAAAAGCTACGATCTTAACCGTAATGGGTAGATTTGACGAAGCAACGAAAGCAAGAAACGAATTGTTACAGCAATTTCCCAACTCCGAAGAAGCCGCAAATTATCGTTGGCAGGTGGCACAAGAGTTTGCAAGGGGAAATAATTTTGTTTCTGCGTGGCAATGGGCTCAACAAATCAGCGTCAACAATCCTGATAGTGATGTGGCACCGAAAGCTGGTTTTTGGGTAGGTAAGTGGGCAGAAAAATTAGGACAACCATCTGAGGCACAAAAGGCTTTTCAATTTGTCCTTGACAATTATCCTCATTCGTACTACGCTTGGCGATCGGCAGTGAGATTAGGTAAAGATGTGGGAGATTTTACCACTATTCGCAGTTTACCATTAAAAGTTGAAACTCCCAATACTCGATCGATTCCTCCTGCAGGTTCTAATATGTTTAAAGAGTTATTTTTATTAGGAGAAAATCAAGAAGCGATCGATTTATTTAGAGGTGAAATAGGTGATAAACGAGAGTTAACAGTATCAGAACAATTTATTCAAGGATTAATAGAACAAATTCAAGGTAAAAATTTACAAGGAATTAATACTATTTGGAATTTAAAAAATCGTCGAGATAACTCAGAAGATTATCGAGAATGGCAAATATTACGCAACAGTCCAGAATATTGGTACGGTTTATTTCCCTTCCACTATGAAGATTTAATCGTAAAATGGTCAACTCAAAGAAAACTAAATCCTTTCTTGGTAGTGTCTCTTATTCGTCAAGAATCGAGATTTGAGAAAGAAATCAAGTCTCCTGTTGGTGCCACAGGATTAATGCAAATTATGCCCGATACAGGAAAATGGATTGCACCACAAATTAATGTCAAAGAATACTCTCTCACAGATCCTGATGATAATATTAAGATGGGAACATGGTATTTAGATTATACCCACGAAACCTATAACGGAAATTCCTTACTTGCTGTCGCTAGTTATAATGCCGGTCCGGGTAATGTGGCAAATTGGGTAAAACGTTATAATCTTGATGATTTTGATGAATTTGTGGAAAATATACCTTTTCCAGAGACAAAAGGCTATATTGAGTCAGTTTTTGCCAATTATTGGAATTATGTAGAATTATATGATCCTCAAATACAAGAAAAAATTGATTAA
- a CDS encoding proton extrusion protein PcxA, which yields MLNRIFRSTKRWISNSSQNALEEAYQKALVIKKMEEEHFNGQKIDLKNSTYGDRVFSYFEEELKSNLQIINIKINQFKTSKSVHHFLDNTLTSNNHNNIREIDYQKDLILERLNFIDEIINKYNSNYYDTSLQLVKSEKPNHKSQKNPSITNKNNSPNNLEPSIETVSDKASVLPRSFLRTLDRIKQEIDPKSAEIEQDVINKFRKSRYKTAISVKFLLLLIIIPLLVHNLSKITLGTIFVDPYFAKHEQIVFINQDLEEEALIELKTFEENLNLRSLIGLSPHLSEEEKEAKIKEKAEEIAHNYRNESSNAVKNIFADLLSFGSFTIILILSKRELLILKSFIDETIYGLSDSAKAFLIILFTDMFVGFHSPHGWEVILESITRHFGLPENRDFNFLFIATFPVILDTVLKYWIFRYLNRISPSAVATYKNMNES from the coding sequence ATGTTAAATCGTATCTTCCGCTCTACAAAACGCTGGATTAGTAATAGTTCTCAAAATGCCCTAGAAGAGGCATATCAAAAGGCTTTAGTCATCAAAAAAATGGAGGAAGAACATTTTAACGGTCAAAAAATTGATCTCAAAAATTCCACTTATGGCGATCGAGTTTTTTCATATTTTGAAGAAGAACTAAAGTCAAATTTACAAATAATTAATATTAAAATAAATCAATTCAAAACCAGTAAATCAGTACATCATTTTTTAGATAATACCTTAACATCTAATAATCATAATAATATTAGAGAAATAGATTATCAGAAAGACTTAATTTTAGAAAGACTGAACTTTATTGATGAAATAATTAATAAATATAATAGCAATTATTATGATACGTCATTACAATTAGTTAAATCTGAAAAACCCAATCATAAATCACAAAAAAATCCATCAATAACTAATAAAAATAATTCACCAAATAATCTTGAACCTAGTATCGAAACCGTATCAGATAAAGCTAGTGTTTTACCTCGTTCTTTTTTGCGAACCCTAGATAGAATTAAACAAGAAATAGATCCTAAATCTGCGGAAATAGAACAAGATGTTATTAATAAATTTAGAAAATCCAGATATAAAACTGCTATTTCTGTTAAATTTTTATTGCTATTAATTATAATACCTTTATTAGTTCATAATTTAAGTAAAATAACTTTAGGAACAATATTCGTAGATCCCTATTTTGCGAAACATGAGCAAATAGTATTTATTAATCAAGACTTAGAAGAAGAAGCATTAATAGAATTAAAAACTTTTGAAGAAAATCTTAATCTAAGAAGTTTAATTGGTTTAAGTCCTCATCTATCAGAGGAAGAAAAAGAAGCAAAAATTAAAGAAAAAGCCGAAGAAATAGCTCATAATTATCGCAATGAAAGTTCTAATGCTGTCAAAAATATTTTCGCAGATTTACTATCCTTTGGTTCTTTTACAATTATCCTTATTTTAAGTAAAAGAGAATTATTAATTTTAAAATCTTTTATTGATGAAACTATTTATGGTTTAAGTGATTCTGCAAAAGCATTTTTAATTATTCTTTTCACAGATATGTTTGTCGGGTTTCACTCTCCTCATGGTTGGGAAGTGATTTTAGAAAGTATTACCCGTCATTTTGGCTTACCAGAAAATCGAGATTTTAACTTTTTATTTATTGCTACTTTTCCCGTTATTTTAGACACAGTATTAAAATATTGGATTTTTCGCTATCTCAATCGTATTTCACCCTCTGCTGTCGCCACTTATAAAAATATGAATGAATCATAA
- a CDS encoding MEKHLA domain-containing protein, with protein MENIWQNSEIIAWTQIILNSYYQLLNTELIDRTVPLYDQKSDKLTQSKNLFYLDRVVYSHNTDLDPIYNYSNKKGLELWEMDWQQLTNTPSRMTTQPLLREEREKLLQETISKGYIQNYQGIRISRTGKKYLIKDITVWNLTDNEGKFCGQAATFSQWDLL; from the coding sequence ATGGAGAATATTTGGCAAAATTCAGAAATTATTGCTTGGACACAAATTATTTTAAATAGTTATTACCAATTATTAAATACAGAATTAATCGATCGTACAGTGCCACTTTATGATCAAAAAAGTGATAAATTAACTCAATCTAAAAATCTATTTTATCTCGATCGAGTCGTTTATTCTCATAACACAGATCTCGATCCTATTTACAATTATAGTAATAAAAAAGGTTTAGAATTGTGGGAAATGGATTGGCAACAATTAACTAACACTCCTTCAAGAATGACAACACAACCGTTACTAAGAGAAGAAAGAGAAAAATTATTACAAGAAACTATTAGCAAAGGTTATATCCAAAATTATCAAGGAATCAGAATTTCTCGCACAGGAAAAAAATACTTAATCAAAGATATAACAGTGTGGAATTTAACAGATAATGAAGGAAAATTTTGTGGACAGGCGGCTACATTTTCCCAATGGGATCTCTTATGA